The sequence CAAAAAAATGTTAAAATTTAAACCTAATAGAATAATTGTTGGTTGCATTCATCCACTTCTTATAAATAATGCTGATAAAAAAATTTTAGAAGCAGGAGCTGAAACAATAATAGCTACAAATACTATTGAAACTATTTATAGTAAAGTATCAATAGCTCCATTAATAGCTGATTATTTAAAGAAAAAGTTAAATGTATAAAGTATTTTTTAGACTTTCTGGAAAATACCCATCTCTTCCTTTAGCCGAATTAAAAGCAATTCTAGAATCTTTAGAATATGAATATAAAATTCTTGAAGAAGATTCTTGCATAGTATTAATAGAATTAGATAAAATTTTTTTAGAAAAAGTAATAGAAAGAGCAGCCTATACAAAAGCCGCATACATGTTTTTATCCATAGGAAAAAATTATAATGAATTAATTGAAAATATAGAAGAAGAAACAATAGAGAGATTTATTCCAAAAAATGTAAGATTTGAGGTACGTGTAAAAAGAATATTGGGAGCTGAAGTTGATACATTGAAAATGGAAAAAATGCTTGGAGAAATACTTCTTAAAAAATTTAAAGAAGCTAAAGTAGACCTTACAAATCCGATGTATAGAATACATTGCTTAGTTACTCCATCAAAACTTTACCTTGGATTATTATTAAGCGAAAAAGAGAAAAAATGGATTCATAATAGGAAGCCTATTAATAGACCATTTAATTTACCAAGCAGTTTACAACCAGAATTGGCAAGATGTATGGTTAATTTAGTAAGAAGAAAATCTGGAAGTATTATTTTAGATCCATTTGTAGGAACTGGAAGTATATTAATCGAGGCAGAATTAATGAATTATAATGCTATTGGTTTAGAATTGAAAAGATGGATTTGTGACGGAGCATTAAAAAATATTAAGCATTTTCTTAATGATTATTTAGGGATAATAAATGCCGATGCTAGATATCCCCCATTAAGAAAATCTATTGATGCAATAGTAACGGATCCTCCCTACGGGAGGTCTGCTACATTAATGGGTAAAACTCTTGAAAAACTTCTTAAAGAATTCTTTAATTCAATACAAGAAATATTAAAAAAGGGAGCATACATATGTTTTGCAATACCAAGTGAAATAAATTTAGAAAATATAATAAATCATATGAATTTAAGAATAATTGAAACATATGACATTATAGTACATGGTTCATTAACGCGTAAAGTAATTGTTTTACAAAAAATTTATTAAATTTAGAAAAATAAAGTTTTAAATTTAAGATAAATAAAGAGAAAGTGAATATTAATGAGTAATTTAAAAATCATTTTTTTGGGAACTAGTGGTGGTATGCCTTCAAAAAAGAGAAGTTTACCATCTGTAGCTATAAAATATGAGGGGGAATTAATTTTGTTCGATTGTGGAGAAGGGACTCAAAGACAAATGCTTTTAGGAAAAATAGGCTTTAAAAAAGATTTCAAAATATTCATTTCTCATCTTCATGGGGACCATATTTTAGGAATTCCGGGATTATTATATACTATGAATATGCTTGATAGAAAATATTCTATTCAAATATTTGGTCCAAAAGGAATAAAGGATTCTATTGAAAAATTAATGAATGCAAGTATTGGAGAAGTAAATTTTCCAATAGAAGTAAATGAAATTGATGAGGGAAATATTTTAGAAACAAAGAAGTATTCTATTAAAGCTATTAATGGAAATCATGTAGTAAAATCTCTTGCATATTGTTTTGAAGAAAAACCTAGACCAGGTAAAATGATTATAGAAAAACTTAGAGAATTAGGAATACCACGAGGGCCATTATGGGGAAAACTTCAAAGAGGAGAATCTATAAATTTTAAAGGAAAAATTATACACCCTAATGAAGTTACTACTCCACCAAGACCTGGAAGAAAAATTGTTTATAGTGGAGATACTAGACCATGTGAAAAAATATTAAATATGGCAAAAAATGCTGATGTATTAATACATGATTCATCTTTTGATGATTCTCTTAAAAATAAAGCTTTTGAAGAGGGGCATTCTACTTCTTTAGAAGCTGCAAATATAGCAAAGGAAGCTAATGTAAATAAGCTATTTTTATTTCATATAAGTCCAAGATATGAAAAAGATGATAGTATTTTATTAAAAGAAGCAAGAAAATTTTTTCCAAATTGTGAAATAGCTGAAGATTTTCTTACATATGAAGTACCCTACAGAAATATTTAAAAAATTTTAATTTATTCCTTTTTTAAAAAACAAATAATTTTATTTAGACTTTCAAATGGATTTTCAATATCTTCCATAGTCATGTAATTTTTATATTCTTTTCTTTTTAATATCTCTATTATTTTATACCAATCTACTTTACCTTTTCCAACAAT is a genomic window of Nitrososphaerota archaeon containing:
- a CDS encoding THUMP domain-containing protein, with the translated sequence MYKVFFRLSGKYPSLPLAELKAILESLEYEYKILEEDSCIVLIELDKIFLEKVIERAAYTKAAYMFLSIGKNYNELIENIEEETIERFIPKNVRFEVRVKRILGAEVDTLKMEKMLGEILLKKFKEAKVDLTNPMYRIHCLVTPSKLYLGLLLSEKEKKWIHNRKPINRPFNLPSSLQPELARCMVNLVRRKSGSIILDPFVGTGSILIEAELMNYNAIGLELKRWICDGALKNIKHFLNDYLGIINADARYPPLRKSIDAIVTDPPYGRSATLMGKTLEKLLKEFFNSIQEILKKGAYICFAIPSEINLENIINHMNLRIIETYDIIVHGSLTRKVIVLQKIY
- the rnz gene encoding ribonuclease Z; its protein translation is MSNLKIIFLGTSGGMPSKKRSLPSVAIKYEGELILFDCGEGTQRQMLLGKIGFKKDFKIFISHLHGDHILGIPGLLYTMNMLDRKYSIQIFGPKGIKDSIEKLMNASIGEVNFPIEVNEIDEGNILETKKYSIKAINGNHVVKSLAYCFEEKPRPGKMIIEKLRELGIPRGPLWGKLQRGESINFKGKIIHPNEVTTPPRPGRKIVYSGDTRPCEKILNMAKNADVLIHDSSFDDSLKNKAFEEGHSTSLEAANIAKEANVNKLFLFHISPRYEKDDSILLKEARKFFPNCEIAEDFLTYEVPYRNI